The Sulfitobacter sp. SK011 genome has a window encoding:
- a CDS encoding selenium-binding protein SBP56-related protein, translating to MNLRPDPTFHATAKLAMQAPVENYGFTVMLSPDGSQSDGIAVVDLNPKSDTYGQIVHQVIVPNKGDEFHHFGWNACSSSLSPLSGHAFLERRYLIVPGIRSSRIYIIDVKEPLKAKIHKTIEPEEIFEKTGYSRPHTIHCGPEGIYVSTLGGGGPDGTDGPPGIFIMDCETFDIIGQYEMDRGKQDKHYDFWWNLPQDYMVSSEWGLPPQFENGIVPEDLLSNKYGHSIHFWDLRARKNIQTIDFGANHQMALEIRPAHDPTKSYGFCGVVVDTTNLQGAIFTWWRDDDGVWQSKKTITIDPVPADADDLPELLKGFGAVPPLVTDIDLSLDDKYLYVACWGLGEMHQYDVSDPMNPKLAGKVELGGIVANHKHPNGKEFAYGPQMVEISRDGKRVYWTNSLYSTWDDQFYPDDEGGQMVMANVGKDGGLTLDKDFYIDFPMGYRSHQIRLEGGDCSTDSFCYPSV from the coding sequence ATGAACCTTAGACCTGATCCAACATTTCACGCGACGGCCAAACTTGCGATGCAGGCACCTGTCGAGAATTACGGCTTTACCGTCATGCTCAGCCCTGATGGTTCGCAGTCAGACGGGATTGCCGTTGTCGATCTGAACCCAAAATCAGACACCTATGGTCAGATTGTTCATCAGGTGATCGTGCCCAACAAAGGTGATGAATTTCACCATTTCGGCTGGAACGCCTGTTCATCCTCATTGTCGCCACTGTCGGGCCACGCATTTCTTGAACGTCGGTATCTGATCGTGCCCGGCATCCGGTCTTCGCGCATTTACATCATCGACGTGAAAGAGCCGTTGAAGGCGAAAATCCACAAGACAATTGAGCCGGAAGAGATTTTTGAAAAGACGGGGTATTCGCGGCCCCACACAATTCACTGCGGCCCTGAGGGCATCTATGTCTCGACCCTTGGCGGGGGTGGCCCAGACGGCACAGACGGTCCTCCGGGCATCTTTATCATGGATTGCGAAACCTTTGATATCATCGGCCAGTATGAAATGGATCGTGGCAAGCAAGACAAGCACTACGATTTCTGGTGGAACTTGCCGCAGGACTATATGGTCAGTTCCGAATGGGGTCTGCCGCCGCAATTTGAAAACGGCATTGTGCCTGAAGACCTGTTGTCCAACAAATATGGTCACTCGATCCATTTTTGGGATTTGCGGGCGCGCAAGAACATTCAGACCATCGATTTTGGGGCGAACCACCAGATGGCTCTGGAAATCCGCCCGGCCCATGACCCGACAAAATCATATGGTTTCTGCGGTGTTGTTGTGGATACGACGAACCTGCAAGGCGCGATTTTTACATGGTGGCGCGATGACGATGGTGTCTGGCAATCTAAAAAGACCATCACAATTGATCCTGTACCCGCTGATGCCGACGATTTGCCGGAGCTTTTGAAAGGGTTCGGCGCGGTGCCGCCGCTGGTCACAGACATCGACCTGAGCCTTGATGACAAATATCTTTACGTCGCCTGCTGGGGCCTTGGTGAGATGCATCAATATGACGTGTCGGACCCAATGAACCCCAAGCTTGCTGGCAAGGTTGAACTGGGCGGCATCGTCGCCAACCACAAGCATCCAAACGGCAAGGAATTTGCCTATGGTCCGCAGATGGTCGAAATCAGCCGCGATGGTAAGCGGGTCTATTGGACAAACTCGCTTTATTCTACATGGGACGATCAATTCTATCCCGACGATGAGGGCGGTCAGATGGTGATGGCGAATGTTGGCAAAGACGGTGGTCTTACCCTTGATAAGGATTTCTATATTGATTTCCCCATGGGCTATCGCAGCCACCAGATCCGTCTTGAGGGCGGCGATTGTTCAACTGACAGCTTTTGCTATCCGTCTGTCTAG
- a CDS encoding aspartate aminotransferase family protein, translated as MSHVLRRSLTADQPTIVKGEGSYLIDDTGRRYLDACGGAAVSCLGHDNRAVREAVTAQMNILAYAHTGLFTNEPAEKLADFLIARAPKGTGEGRVMYLGSGSEAMEAAMKLARQYHLERGDTARTRFIARAPSYHGNTLGALAVGGHAGRRAPFAAMLIDVEHIDAAYAYRMQRDDETEADFALRLANQLEDRIQAMGPETVAAFIAEPVVGASLGSQPAPAGYFKRIREICDAHGVLYIADEVMCGMGRTGSLYALEQEGICADITTMAKGLGAGYQPIAAVMASEKVINAILDGSGKLWNGHTYMSHAVATAGAMAVMQEIEDRNLLAEVKRLGARLEKGLRDRLGQHAHVGNIRGRGLFWSVELVQDRETKAPFDVKRNLAGRIQNAAMQAGVICYPSQGCADGTAGDHVLIAPCYTSTEEEIDTIVETLAQVIEAETA; from the coding sequence ATGAGCCATGTTTTACGCCGCAGCCTGACCGCTGATCAGCCCACGATCGTCAAAGGCGAAGGGTCCTACCTGATCGACGACACGGGAAGACGGTATCTGGATGCCTGCGGTGGTGCGGCTGTCTCCTGCCTAGGCCATGACAACAGAGCAGTCCGTGAAGCGGTTACCGCACAGATGAACATATTGGCCTATGCCCATACCGGGTTGTTCACCAATGAGCCTGCGGAAAAACTGGCTGATTTTCTGATCGCTCGGGCACCGAAAGGCACTGGCGAAGGCCGGGTGATGTATCTTGGCAGCGGCTCTGAAGCGATGGAAGCCGCCATGAAACTGGCACGGCAGTATCACCTCGAACGGGGCGACACTGCACGCACGCGGTTCATCGCCCGCGCGCCCAGCTATCATGGCAACACGCTTGGCGCATTGGCGGTTGGCGGCCATGCGGGCCGCCGTGCGCCCTTTGCCGCGATGCTGATCGACGTCGAGCACATTGACGCCGCATATGCCTATCGCATGCAGCGCGACGACGAAACCGAGGCGGATTTCGCGCTGCGTCTGGCCAATCAACTGGAGGACCGAATTCAGGCCATGGGGCCTGAAACTGTCGCCGCCTTTATCGCGGAACCAGTGGTTGGCGCATCTTTGGGCAGCCAACCTGCACCTGCGGGATATTTCAAACGCATCCGCGAAATCTGCGATGCGCATGGCGTGTTGTACATAGCGGATGAAGTGATGTGCGGTATGGGCCGAACCGGGTCGCTTTACGCGCTTGAGCAGGAAGGCATCTGTGCAGATATCACAACAATGGCCAAAGGATTGGGTGCGGGGTACCAACCCATTGCCGCCGTGATGGCATCAGAAAAAGTGATCAACGCCATTCTGGACGGCAGCGGCAAACTTTGGAACGGGCACACCTACATGTCGCATGCGGTTGCAACCGCCGGTGCCATGGCTGTGATGCAGGAAATTGAGGACCGCAATCTGTTGGCCGAAGTAAAGCGGCTGGGCGCGCGGTTGGAAAAAGGATTGCGTGACCGTCTGGGCCAACATGCCCATGTGGGCAACATACGCGGACGCGGGCTTTTTTGGTCTGTCGAACTGGTGCAGGACCGCGAGACCAAAGCGCCTTTTGATGTCAAACGTAACTTGGCGGGCCGCATCCAAAACGCGGCGATGCAGGCCGGCGTGATCTGTTATCCCTCACAAGGGTGTGCAGATGGGACTGCGGGCGATCACGTTCTGATTGCACCCTGCTATACATCGACCGAAGAAGAAATTGACACGATTGTTGAAACTTTGGCGCAGGTGATTGAAGCCGAAACCGCCTGA
- a CDS encoding BMP family protein gives MKKNQALMMTRRKLMGSAAALVGVAALMPRAAFAAEPIKVAGIYTVPVEQQWVSRIHQAAETAQARGDIEYTFTENVSNTDYARVMREYAEAGNQLIIGEVFGAEQEAREVAADYPEVSFLMGSSFKEDAALGNFAVFDNYIQDAAYLSGIVAGAMTSSGNIGMVGGFPIPEVNRLMHAFMAGAAEMNPDIKFQVSFIGSWFDPPKAKETAFAMIENGADVLYAERFGVSDAAQEKGVLAIGNVIDTQSEYPETVVASAIWHFEPTLDAAIAEVKGGTFKAADYGKYSFMAEGGSSLAPLGTFDGKVPQAALDLVAAKQAAIMDGSFSVEINDEEPKSS, from the coding sequence ATGAAGAAGAACCAAGCACTGATGATGACGCGCCGCAAATTAATGGGCAGTGCCGCAGCACTTGTCGGGGTCGCAGCCCTGATGCCACGCGCAGCCTTTGCCGCCGAACCGATCAAAGTTGCGGGCATCTATACCGTACCCGTCGAACAGCAATGGGTCAGCCGTATTCACCAAGCCGCCGAAACAGCGCAGGCGCGCGGCGACATTGAATATACCTTCACCGAAAACGTATCGAACACCGATTATGCCCGCGTGATGCGCGAATATGCCGAAGCTGGCAATCAGCTGATCATTGGTGAAGTGTTTGGTGCCGAACAAGAAGCCCGCGAAGTGGCGGCGGATTATCCTGAGGTTTCGTTCCTCATGGGCTCCAGTTTCAAAGAAGACGCGGCACTTGGCAATTTCGCGGTGTTCGACAACTACATTCAGGACGCCGCCTATCTGTCGGGCATCGTTGCGGGTGCCATGACGTCATCGGGCAACATTGGCATGGTCGGCGGTTTCCCGATCCCTGAAGTGAACCGTTTGATGCACGCGTTTATGGCGGGCGCGGCGGAAATGAACCCTGACATCAAGTTTCAGGTCAGCTTTATTGGGTCATGGTTTGATCCGCCCAAGGCCAAGGAAACCGCATTTGCAATGATCGAAAATGGCGCTGATGTGCTTTATGCCGAACGCTTTGGCGTGTCTGACGCCGCACAGGAAAAGGGTGTTCTGGCTATCGGCAATGTAATCGACACGCAGTCAGAGTATCCTGAAACAGTTGTGGCCTCGGCCATCTGGCATTTTGAGCCAACGCTGGACGCGGCAATTGCCGAGGTCAAAGGCGGTACCTTCAAAGCGGCGGATTATGGCAAATATTCGTTTATGGCTGAGGGCGGATCGTCACTTGCGCCGCTGGGTACGTTTGACGGCAAAGTGCCGCAAGCGGCACTTGATCTGGTCGCGGCCAAGCAGGCCGCAATCATGGATGGCAGTTTCAGCGTTGAAATCAACGACGAAGAACCAAAGTCTTCGTAG
- a CDS encoding ABC transporter ATP-binding protein, producing MTQPPSEAQVVLRLDNITKRFGTLTANDAISFDLRQGEVIALLGENGAGKTTLMNILFGHYTADEGRVEVFGQTLPPGNPRAALAAGVGMVHQHFTLADNMSVLENIVLGTASLWRMGYQAGAARKRISALVEDYGLHVDPDAQVGALSVGERQRVEILKALYRDARILILDEPTAVLTPQEADDLFATMRKAVALGLSVIFISHKLHEVTAISSRVVVLRHGKLVAEAKTAETDRHELAEMMVGAEVAAPQVRAANPGKEIVELAGVSTPNIGSAPGLRAVDLELRAGQITGLAGVSGNGQAALADLIGGLIAPASGTLRIMGASTNGWTPRAALAAGIARIPEDRHKTGTIADFDLTENAVLELYAKPPFSRRGLMNWRAARDFAEKVIAGYDVRCPGPDTRIRLLSGGNMQKLILGRVLEVSPDVVLANQPVRGLDIGALTYVHEQLLAARDRGAAVLLISEDLDEITALSDVIHVISEGRLSPGFARGALSPAELGVWMAGHGFEARDNHAA from the coding sequence ATGACACAACCACCGTCAGAGGCGCAGGTTGTCCTGCGCCTCGACAACATCACCAAACGCTTTGGGACCCTCACGGCCAATGACGCGATCAGTTTTGATCTGCGGCAGGGCGAAGTGATTGCGCTGTTGGGGGAAAATGGCGCGGGCAAGACCACGCTGATGAACATCCTGTTTGGTCATTACACCGCCGACGAAGGTCGGGTTGAGGTGTTTGGCCAGACGTTGCCGCCCGGCAATCCACGCGCCGCACTGGCGGCGGGTGTCGGTATGGTGCATCAACATTTCACGCTTGCCGATAACATGAGCGTGTTGGAAAACATCGTGCTGGGCACCGCCTCGCTTTGGCGAATGGGGTATCAGGCGGGTGCCGCACGCAAACGCATTTCGGCGCTGGTTGAGGATTACGGGTTGCACGTGGACCCCGATGCGCAGGTTGGCGCATTGAGCGTGGGGGAGCGCCAGCGGGTCGAAATCCTCAAGGCGCTCTACCGCGATGCGCGCATCCTTATTCTGGATGAACCGACCGCCGTGTTGACGCCGCAAGAGGCCGATGATCTTTTTGCCACCATGCGCAAGGCCGTGGCGCTGGGGCTGTCGGTGATCTTTATTTCGCACAAACTGCATGAGGTGACGGCGATCTCCAGCCGCGTGGTGGTGTTGCGGCACGGGAAATTGGTAGCAGAGGCCAAGACGGCAGAAACCGACCGACATGAGTTGGCTGAGATGATGGTCGGTGCAGAGGTTGCCGCACCACAAGTGCGCGCCGCAAATCCCGGCAAGGAAATAGTGGAGCTTGCGGGTGTCAGCACACCCAATATCGGCAGCGCGCCGGGGCTGCGTGCGGTGGATTTGGAGCTGCGCGCAGGACAGATTACCGGATTGGCAGGTGTGTCGGGAAACGGGCAGGCGGCACTGGCTGATCTGATCGGTGGGCTGATCGCACCCGCCTCGGGAACGCTGCGCATCATGGGCGCTTCGACCAACGGCTGGACGCCACGCGCCGCACTGGCAGCGGGCATTGCACGGATACCTGAGGATCGCCACAAGACCGGGACGATTGCGGATTTTGATCTGACCGAAAATGCGGTTCTTGAACTTTATGCAAAGCCGCCTTTCAGCCGCCGAGGTTTGATGAACTGGCGCGCCGCGCGGGATTTTGCCGAAAAGGTTATCGCAGGTTACGATGTGCGGTGCCCAGGGCCGGATACCCGCATCCGGCTGCTGTCAGGTGGCAATATGCAAAAGCTGATTTTGGGGCGCGTGCTTGAGGTCTCGCCGGATGTGGTGCTGGCCAACCAACCGGTGCGCGGCCTGGACATTGGCGCCCTGACGTATGTGCATGAACAATTGCTGGCTGCACGCGATCGTGGTGCGGCGGTCCTGCTCATCTCGGAAGATTTGGATGAGATCACGGCGCTGTCAGATGTGATCCATGTGATATCGGAGGGGCGTCTGTCACCGGGGTTTGCACGTGGGGCGCTGAGCCCGGCGGAATTGGGCGTCTGGATGGCGGGCCATGGTTTTGAAGCGCGAGACAATCATGCGGCTTGA
- a CDS encoding ABC transporter permease produces the protein MRLEPVANPSWTRTLGLPAVAITSTIVAASLLAMIAGANPFSVLGLIIKGAFGSKFATLETLNRATPLIFTGLAVAVAFKAKLWNIGAEAQLYVGAVVTVVMGTGALAWPAGILLPATAAAAMLAGALVLLVPTFLKTRFGVDEVVTTLLLNFVVLLWVSMLLEGALKDPMGLGWPKSARLIAEARLPRMIDGLRLHWGFGLALLSAVVVWVIQRRTTLGYEMRAVGLNADAARFAGIPVNAVLIKTALLSGGLAALAGFSEVAGLKGSLTLDISPGFGYTGIIVAMLALLNPLGVVIAALFVAGIFVGADSMSRAAGVPTYLADIMLAMALLMMVLAIMLTRFKVRWH, from the coding sequence ATGCGGCTTGAACCTGTCGCCAACCCGTCATGGACGCGCACGCTGGGACTGCCTGCGGTCGCCATCACGTCAACGATTGTCGCGGCATCCTTGTTGGCAATGATTGCGGGCGCGAACCCGTTTTCGGTGCTTGGCTTGATCATAAAAGGGGCGTTCGGGTCGAAATTTGCCACGCTTGAAACGCTGAACCGGGCAACACCGCTTATCTTTACCGGGCTGGCAGTGGCCGTCGCGTTCAAGGCCAAGCTTTGGAACATCGGAGCCGAAGCACAGCTTTATGTCGGCGCAGTGGTCACAGTGGTGATGGGAACGGGGGCATTGGCCTGGCCCGCTGGCATATTGTTGCCCGCGACGGCGGCGGCCGCAATGCTGGCGGGCGCCCTGGTGCTTTTGGTACCGACATTCCTCAAGACCCGTTTTGGTGTGGACGAAGTCGTCACGACTTTGTTGCTCAATTTCGTTGTGTTGCTGTGGGTGTCAATGCTGCTGGAAGGGGCGCTGAAGGATCCGATGGGGTTGGGGTGGCCCAAATCCGCGCGGCTGATCGCCGAGGCGCGGTTGCCGCGCATGATCGATGGGTTGCGGTTGCACTGGGGGTTTGGCCTGGCACTGCTGTCGGCGGTTGTGGTCTGGGTGATACAGCGCCGAACCACGCTGGGCTATGAAATGCGCGCGGTTGGTTTGAACGCCGATGCTGCGCGATTTGCCGGCATTCCGGTCAACGCCGTGCTGATCAAAACCGCGCTTTTGTCGGGCGGATTGGCAGCACTTGCAGGATTTTCAGAAGTGGCAGGCCTTAAAGGCAGCCTGACTTTGGATATCTCGCCGGGGTTTGGGTACACTGGCATTATCGTCGCCATGCTGGCGCTGCTCAATCCTTTGGGTGTGGTGATCGCGGCGCTTTTTGTGGCGGGAATTTTTGTCGGTGCGGACAGCATGAGCCGGGCCGCAGGCGTGCCGACCTATCTGGCCGATATCATGCTGGCCATGGCGCTGTTAATGATGGTGCTGGCGATCATGCTCACCCGGTTCAAAGTCAGGTGGCACTGA
- a CDS encoding ABC transporter permease: MDILDILISASFWTAAIRIASPLIFAALGELICERAGVLNLGIEGIMVVGAFAGWLTVYLGGGLWFGVAVAMLSGMAFGLLHGLLTVPFGLSQHVVGLGITLLATSLTYYCYRLALPEVTSPPKIDAFQPFEIPILSDIPLLGPALFSQTPLTYLAFVLAVVVSVVLYRTPVGLAVRAAGENPAAVEAQGLNVTAIRMGAVMVGSGLMAVGGAFLTMSAFNSFFFEMINGRGWICIALVVFGSWKPGKTLLGAVLFAAFDALQIRVQQTPLGADIPYQIFLMAPYILSILALVVMSRRAQVPAALMVPFNKGER, encoded by the coding sequence ATGGATATTCTCGACATCCTGATATCTGCCAGCTTTTGGACCGCCGCGATCCGCATCGCGTCGCCGCTGATTTTTGCGGCACTGGGTGAGTTGATCTGTGAACGCGCGGGCGTGCTGAACCTCGGGATTGAGGGGATCATGGTCGTCGGGGCCTTTGCCGGCTGGCTCACCGTTTATCTGGGCGGGGGGCTTTGGTTCGGCGTCGCAGTGGCCATGCTTTCTGGTATGGCGTTCGGCTTGTTGCATGGATTGCTCACCGTGCCCTTTGGGCTGTCGCAACATGTCGTGGGTCTGGGGATCACGCTGCTTGCAACATCACTGACGTATTATTGCTATCGCCTCGCCTTGCCTGAGGTAACGTCACCGCCCAAGATCGACGCGTTTCAGCCGTTTGAGATACCAATCCTTTCAGACATTCCATTGCTCGGTCCGGCGCTTTTCAGCCAGACGCCACTGACCTACCTGGCCTTTGTTCTGGCGGTGGTTGTGTCCGTTGTCCTGTACCGCACACCCGTCGGCCTGGCCGTGCGCGCCGCTGGTGAAAATCCGGCCGCGGTCGAGGCGCAGGGGCTGAATGTCACTGCAATCCGTATGGGCGCGGTCATGGTGGGCAGTGGGTTGATGGCCGTGGGTGGTGCGTTTCTGACCATGTCGGCGTTCAATTCATTCTTCTTTGAGATGATCAATGGGCGTGGCTGGATCTGCATTGCGTTGGTGGTTTTTGGGTCATGGAAACCGGGGAAGACGCTGCTGGGGGCCGTGCTTTTTGCGGCCTTTGACGCTCTGCAAATCCGGGTGCAACAGACACCGTTGGGGGCCGATATTCCCTATCAGATATTCTTGATGGCACCTTACATCCTGTCCATTCTGGCACTGGTGGTGATGTCGCGCCGGGCGCAGGTGCCAGCGGCGCTGATGGTGCCATTTAACAAAGGGGAACGGTAG
- a CDS encoding amidohydrolase family protein has protein sequence MFDLIVKGGTLPDGRVTDIGIADGKITAMDHLTDADAAEVIDAQGDLVSPPFVDPHFHMDATLSYGTPRINASGTLLEGIGLWGELKQVMTQQEVYDRALAYCDWAASMGLLAIRSHVDTCDDRLLGVEALLEVRKAVAGYIDLQLVAFPQDGLYRDPTAFANTLRALDLGVDVVGGIPHFERTMADGARSVTALCEIAAERGLMVDMHCDETDDPQSRHIETLTFETQRLGLQGRVAGSHLTSMHSMDNYYVSKLLPLMAEAEVAAIPNPLINIVLQGRHDTYPKRRGLTRVKEMQALGITVGWGQDCVMDPWYSMGTADMLDVAFMGLHVAQMTSPDEMRRCFDMVTNVNASIMGLQDYGLRVGAKASLVVLDAGNPIEALRLRPDRLCVIAKGKVISRQSRNDARLDLSGRPASVRRRHKAHSQPS, from the coding sequence ATGTTTGATCTGATCGTAAAAGGTGGAACCCTACCGGATGGCCGGGTGACCGACATCGGCATTGCAGATGGCAAGATCACGGCCATGGACCACCTCACGGATGCCGACGCCGCCGAAGTGATTGACGCGCAGGGCGATCTGGTCAGCCCACCCTTTGTCGACCCGCATTTTCACATGGATGCCACGCTGAGTTACGGCACCCCGCGCATCAACGCCTCTGGCACGCTGCTTGAAGGGATCGGGCTTTGGGGCGAACTGAAACAAGTGATGACGCAGCAAGAGGTTTATGACCGCGCTTTGGCTTATTGCGATTGGGCGGCGTCCATGGGGTTGTTGGCGATCCGCAGTCATGTGGACACCTGTGATGACAGGCTGCTGGGCGTTGAGGCGTTGCTGGAGGTGCGCAAGGCGGTGGCGGGGTACATCGACCTGCAACTGGTCGCGTTCCCCCAAGACGGGCTTTACCGCGATCCAACTGCGTTTGCGAACACGCTGCGCGCGCTAGATCTGGGCGTTGATGTGGTGGGCGGGATTCCACATTTTGAACGTACCATGGCAGACGGTGCACGATCGGTCACTGCTTTGTGCGAGATCGCGGCGGAACGTGGTCTGATGGTGGACATGCATTGCGACGAAACCGATGATCCGCAGTCGCGGCATATCGAGACGCTGACATTTGAGACACAGCGGTTGGGGCTGCAGGGCAGGGTGGCGGGATCGCACCTTACATCAATGCATTCGATGGACAATTATTACGTTAGCAAACTACTGCCCCTGATGGCAGAGGCTGAAGTGGCCGCCATCCCGAACCCCCTGATCAACATCGTGTTGCAGGGGCGTCACGACACCTATCCCAAACGGCGCGGGTTGACGCGCGTGAAGGAAATGCAGGCGCTGGGCATCACGGTGGGGTGGGGGCAGGATTGCGTGATGGACCCCTGGTATTCGATGGGTACCGCGGACATGCTCGATGTGGCGTTCATGGGTCTGCACGTGGCGCAGATGACGTCACCTGACGAAATGCGGCGCTGCTTTGATATGGTGACAAATGTGAATGCGTCGATCATGGGGTTGCAAGACTACGGTCTGCGGGTCGGGGCCAAAGCGTCGCTGGTGGTGTTGGATGCGGGCAATCCGATCGAAGCGTTGCGTCTGCGGCCAGATCGGCTGTGCGTGATTGCGAAAGGCAAGGTGATATCGCGCCAGAGCCGCAATGATGCGCGCCTTGATTTGTCGGGACGCCCTGCAAGCGTGCGCCGCCGTCATAAGGCGCATTCGCAACCCAGCTAG
- a CDS encoding BadF/BadG/BcrA/BcrD ATPase family protein: protein MTEIDQTVLIAVDGGGTGCRAAVGTVQAGIIAETRGGPSNVSTNFEGSVANITETIAQALHTAELDGIDLSQTVAHIGVAGANTEGEMRQVEAALPYGRCRVTGDRATTVAGVLGADDGYVLALGTGTIIARQHAQEMTTVGGWGFQLSDQASGAWLGRTLLTRILLAEDRLIDHSPLSSEVCARYGGGNELVVFSNTAKPSDYAKFAPEIIGAADNGDKIALSILNEGAQYVECGLNALGFRPGDGLCLSGGVGPRYAPYLSAPYIQNLREPQGNALQGAFSLARRVAVAAS, encoded by the coding sequence ATGACAGAAATAGATCAAACCGTCCTTATCGCGGTAGATGGCGGCGGCACCGGATGCAGGGCCGCTGTGGGGACTGTTCAGGCTGGTATCATCGCCGAGACGCGGGGTGGGCCGTCGAACGTCAGCACGAACTTTGAAGGGTCGGTGGCCAATATCACTGAAACCATCGCCCAGGCCCTGCACACAGCAGAACTGGACGGCATTGATCTGTCACAAACGGTCGCCCACATTGGCGTTGCCGGGGCCAATACCGAAGGTGAAATGCGCCAGGTCGAGGCCGCGCTTCCCTATGGGCGCTGCCGTGTCACGGGCGACCGCGCCACCACGGTTGCTGGCGTTCTGGGCGCTGACGACGGATATGTGCTGGCGCTTGGCACAGGCACCATCATTGCGCGCCAACACGCACAGGAAATGACCACTGTGGGGGGCTGGGGTTTTCAGCTGTCTGATCAGGCATCTGGCGCATGGCTGGGCCGCACATTGTTGACGCGTATCCTGCTCGCGGAAGACAGGTTGATTGATCACAGCCCGCTCAGCAGTGAGGTTTGTGCGCGGTATGGTGGCGGTAATGAGCTTGTTGTTTTCAGCAATACCGCAAAGCCAAGTGACTATGCCAAATTCGCGCCCGAGATCATTGGCGCTGCGGACAATGGGGACAAGATCGCATTGTCGATCCTCAACGAGGGTGCGCAGTATGTCGAATGCGGCCTGAACGCTTTGGGGTTTCGGCCCGGCGACGGTCTTTGTCTGTCGGGTGGCGTTGGCCCGCGCTATGCCCCGTATCTGTCCGCACCTTACATTCAAAACCTGCGCGAACCGCAGGGCAACGCGCTGCAGGGTGCGTTTTCACTGGCGCGCCGGGTCGCGGTTGCGGCCTCCTAG
- the gap gene encoding type I glyceraldehyde-3-phosphate dehydrogenase, giving the protein MTTKIAINGFGRIGRCVLRALVESGFDGIEVVAINDLAAPETLLHLLKYDSVHGRLKSEAKLDGDMLHIAGQAIRLTAERDPANLPWEDVDVAYECTGFFTERDKAAAHFENGSKRVLISAPGKNVDRTIVYGVNHADLTADDKIVSSASCTTNCLAPVAKVLDDAFGIETGYMTTIHAYTGDQPSHDSAHRDPYRGRAAALSMVPTSTGAAAAISQVIPHLKGRLEGSAVRVPTANVSLVDLAFMPSRPATVEAVNAAIEKAANGPMKGVLAYETDPLVSVDFNHDSHSSSFAAPQTKVTAGGMVRVVSWYDNEWGFSNRMNDMARLMGKLMASA; this is encoded by the coding sequence ATGACCACAAAAATCGCAATTAATGGCTTTGGCCGCATTGGACGCTGTGTTTTGCGGGCCTTGGTTGAAAGCGGCTTTGACGGGATTGAAGTGGTTGCAATCAATGATTTGGCCGCCCCAGAGACCTTGTTGCACCTGTTGAAATACGACAGCGTGCATGGCCGCCTGAAAAGCGAGGCCAAGCTTGATGGCGACATGTTGCACATTGCGGGGCAGGCGATTCGTCTGACTGCTGAACGCGATCCGGCAAACCTGCCTTGGGAAGATGTGGACGTGGCGTACGAGTGCACGGGTTTCTTCACCGAACGTGACAAGGCCGCCGCCCATTTCGAGAATGGCAGCAAACGTGTGCTGATCTCTGCACCCGGAAAAAACGTGGACCGGACTATCGTATATGGCGTCAACCACGCCGATCTGACTGCGGACGATAAGATCGTGTCGAGCGCGTCTTGCACCACCAATTGCCTTGCCCCTGTGGCCAAGGTTCTTGACGATGCCTTTGGCATTGAAACCGGGTACATGACCACAATTCACGCCTACACCGGTGATCAGCCCAGCCATGACAGTGCGCACCGTGACCCGTATCGGGGCCGTGCGGCGGCGCTCTCGATGGTGCCAACGTCAACAGGGGCGGCAGCGGCGATTTCACAAGTCATCCCGCACCTCAAAGGCCGGCTTGAAGGGTCCGCTGTGCGCGTCCCGACCGCAAATGTATCGCTTGTTGATCTTGCTTTCATGCCGTCGCGCCCCGCGACCGTGGAGGCCGTGAATGCCGCCATTGAAAAAGCGGCCAACGGCCCGATGAAAGGGGTCCTGGCCTATGAAACGGATCCGCTGGTATCTGTGGATTTCAACCATGATAGCCATTCTTCCAGCTTTGCCGCACCACAGACCAAGGTGACGGCGGGCGGGATGGTCCGTGTGGTCAGCTGGTATGACAACGAATGGGGTTTTTCGAACCGTATGAATGACATGGCCCGCCTGATGGGCAAACTGATGGCATCCGCCTGA